TACGAGCCCCACAGGTACGGGGAGCTCCAGCGCTTCCTGGGCGGGCTGCGGGGGCTGTTGGCCCGCGGAGCGGCGCTCGCCCTCTTCACCGGGCCCGCCTCGAGATCGCAGCTGCCCCGACCGGATGGCCCCCACTTCCTGAGGCACTTCTGCGCCACGATCGTTAGAGTGGAGAAGGCGAAGAGGGGCTTCGCTCGGCTGGTGGTGGAGAAGGGGCCTGTGGGCACCCCGGCTGTTGCGTACGCCAGGTGCACTGGCCCCATACTGGCGGACGTGGAGGGGTGGTTCTAGTGGGTAGGGCGGTGCCCAGCCTGAGGGAGAAGCTCGCGGAAGTCTTGAGGAGCATTGAGGCGGAGATGCTCCCCCTTCTCTCCCGGGAGAGGAGGGTGGCTTACCAGAGGGTTTCGCGCGCCTGGGTTGAGGAGTACGCCGCAGTGTCGAACTGCTCGTACCCGCACGCGCTGGTGATGATGCTGCTCGTCTCGATCCTCGACCTGCAGGCCCAGCTTACAGAGCTTGAGGAGCGTTTGCGCAGGTTGGAGGGGGTTGAGGGTGGCGGGTGCGGCGCGCTTCCTGCTCGAGGTTGAAGTGAGCGGGGACCGCGCTAAGCTCTGGTTCAAGGATTTCGATGGAGGAGTCGAGGTGGAGGGGGCGGAGTTCAAGCCCTACTTCCTGGCCATGATGGATCTGGATTCAAGCCTCGCACAAACACTGCTGGAGGCGGGCTTCGAGCTGGAGCGTGTGAGCAGGAAGCTCTTCCCGAGCGGTGAAGCGGAGCTCACAAGGGTGGAGCATAGCTCCGTGAGAGCGCTCGCTAAGGCCAGGCTTCTCCTGGAGCAGAGCGGCATCACCCTGTACGACGTGGACGTGAGGAGCGAGCAGAAGCTTCTAGCCTCCCGGCGGCTCCTAGCGTTGACACCGCAGCTCGAGGATTGTGAGGCCCGGTTTGAGCCCCTACCCCTAACCGTTCTCTCCCTCAAGGTGCGCGAGAGCACCGCGGGGTTGAAGGTACTGGCGGGGCTCGAAGGGAGGGTTCGGCGATTAAAGGGCGGCGACGCTAGGGTGGCTAAGGGGTTGGCGGAGCTGGTTGAGAGCTTCGATCCCGACGTTATCTCTTCCAACGTCAGCGTGGGAGAGTTAGCCGGGATCGCGTCCCGCCTCCTGCGCGCGTGGGAAGGCTTCAAGCTGGGTAGGGGGAGCCTTATGGGCGGCCGGATCCTTGTCAGTGAAGGCGTGCTGGAACAGGTTGGGCTGGAGGGGTTGGAGGAGCGGTGCTGGTTCTCCGGTCTACCCCCCACGCTGGCCGCCGGTACGAGCTATGGGCTGCTGGTGGAGGCAAGGCAGACCTACCTTCTGCTCAGTAGGGGTTACGCGGTGCCGAAGAGGGGTAACGGGAACTTCGTCCTTCGCCCCGCTAACTTGCTCCACGCGCGGGATAAGGGCGGGTTGATCAAGAGGCCGATCGTCGGCGTCTACGAGAACGTGGCTGAGCTGGACTTCGAATCCATGTTCCCGGGCTTGATTGTCAAGCACAATATCAGCTACGAGACTGTCACCCACGAGAGTGTCGCGCCGGAGCCGAGGGGTCTCCTGGTGGACGTCGTTGAGCCGGTGCTCCGCAGGAGGCTCATGCTCAAGAGGTTGAGGGATCAGCTATCGGGCGGGGATCGGCTGCACGCGGAGCTGCGGCAGAGGGAGTTGAAGATGCTGCTCGTCTCCTGCTACGGCTACAGCGGTAACAGCAGGAACCGTTTGGGCAACCCGCTGACCTTTGAGTGGATCAACAGGTTGGCCAGGGAGACCCTGATCAGAGTCTACGAGCACGTGGAAAGCAGGGGATACCGGGTCGTGTACGGGGACACGGATAGCGTCTTCGTCCAGAAGTCCGGCGCGAAACCGTCCGAGTACGCGGAGCTGGCTGGGGAGCTGGCGGCGCTGACGGGCCTCCCCGTGAAGCTCGAGCGAATCTACAAGTTCATCGCGTTCCCAGCGGCTAGGAGCCTACCGGGCGCGCCTCTAAAGAGGTACTTTGGAGTCACCCTGGAGGGAGAGCTGGTCTTCAAGGGTGTCGAAGCGGCCAGGCGCGACACGCCTCCTGCAGCCAAGAGGCTGCAGAGGGAGCTGGTGGCCACGCTCTTCCGGGCGGAGAGCCTAGAGGGGGTTTACGCGAATCTCGAAGCCGCGATCCGGCTGGCCTGTGAGTACGTGGCGAAGGCTAGGAGGGGCGAGCTTGAGCCGGCCGACCTGGTCATCGAGAGGGTGCTGCGCAAGCGGGAGTATAAGACCACTCCAGCGCACCTGGCCGCAGCCGTGCTAGCCGGGAGGGTGGTAGAGGGGGCTACCGTCCGCTACGTCCCCGTTAACACCCGGCACCCCAACCCGCTCCGGCGCGTAAGACCCTGGAGCCCCAGCGAGAAGCGCTACGATGCAGAGTACGCCTCTGAGCTTCTCTCTAGGGCTGCCGAGACGGTGCTATCCGCGCTCGGAGCTAAGCCGGACTGGAAGCGGCACGCACCCTTATACGTGCAGCTAGACTACTCGGAGATGCACCCCAGTTAGTAGCCCGCCCGCTCAGGGAAAACTGTGGTGAAGTGGCGCCGGGGCCGGGATTCGAACCCGGGCGCCCCCGAAGGGGCAGTGGGTGGCTCACCAGGCTTGCTGCGGTTCAGCGGTCTCGAGCCCACCGCCTTGGACCACTCGGCCACCCCGGCGCTCACTGTGAGCTCGTGAGAGGCTTTTTTACTTTTGCGGAGTTAGCGCGAAACTGCCCCGTGATACGTACGCCTTACCCGAATGCTACCTTCTATGGCGAGCGCCTCCCTATTCTTACCTAAGTCTCCCATGCATCTCGTGGAGCCGAGTACGCTGGACGAGCTCTTCGACCGGTTCATGATCGAGTCTAAGATCTTCAAGGATCGCGATAAGCTGCTGCCCGACTACGTGCCCAGCGAGCTCCCCCACAGGTCTAACCAGATCCTGCAGCTGGCGAAGATCCTTGCCCCAGCTTTAGCTGGCTCAAGACCCTCGAACGTCTTCATCTACGGCCTCACGGGCACGGGTAAGACGGCTGTTGCGAAGTACGTCTTGAGGAAGCTGGAGGAGAGGGCGCAGGATCGGGTTCTCTTCGCCTACGTAAACTGCCGGCAGAACGATACCAGCTACAGGGTGATGGCTGAGCTGGCGAGGAACCTGGGCACGAGGATCCCCTTCACCGGGCTTTCCACGAGCGAGGTTTACAAGCGGTTCATGACCGTCCTGGACCGCAGGTCGAGGATCATGGTGGTGGTCCTCGACGAGATCGACCACCTCGTCAAGAAGAGCGGCGACGACGTGCTCTACTTCCTAACCCGCATCAACGAGCAGCTCTCCTCCTCCAAGCTCTCCCTCATAGGCATCACGAACGACTTGAAGTTCACTGAGTTCCTCGACGCACGCGTCAAGAGCAGCTTGGGGGAGGAGGAGCTCGTCTTCCCACCGTACTCTGCCAAGGAGCTGGAGGACATTCTCAGGCAGCGCGCTGCCGAGGCGTTCTACGAGGGGGTTTTGATGCCAGAAGTCATACCCCTCTGCGCGGCCATCGCGGCGAAGCAGAACGGGGACGCGAGGCTAGCTCTGGACCTACTGCTTAAAGCAGCCGACATCGCGGAGCGCGAGGGGGCTAGCAAGGTTACTGCGGACCATGTGCGCCAGGCGCAGAGGGAGATCGAGAAGAACGTAACGGTCGACGTGATCAAGTCGATGCCCCTCCACGTCAAGCTGGTGCTGCTCGCCGTCTACCTGCTCGAGAAAGAGGGGGCGAGGAACATCACGACGGGCATGATCTACAACAAGTACTTGGAGATCACGAAGCTGCTCGGCATCGACCCTGTCACCCAGAGGAGGGTGAGCGACATCATCAACGAGCTCGACATGAGC
The Thermofilaceae archaeon DNA segment above includes these coding regions:
- a CDS encoding DNA polymerase domain-containing protein — protein: MAGAARFLLEVEVSGDRAKLWFKDFDGGVEVEGAEFKPYFLAMMDLDSSLAQTLLEAGFELERVSRKLFPSGEAELTRVEHSSVRALAKARLLLEQSGITLYDVDVRSEQKLLASRRLLALTPQLEDCEARFEPLPLTVLSLKVRESTAGLKVLAGLEGRVRRLKGGDARVAKGLAELVESFDPDVISSNVSVGELAGIASRLLRAWEGFKLGRGSLMGGRILVSEGVLEQVGLEGLEERCWFSGLPPTLAAGTSYGLLVEARQTYLLLSRGYAVPKRGNGNFVLRPANLLHARDKGGLIKRPIVGVYENVAELDFESMFPGLIVKHNISYETVTHESVAPEPRGLLVDVVEPVLRRRLMLKRLRDQLSGGDRLHAELRQRELKMLLVSCYGYSGNSRNRLGNPLTFEWINRLARETLIRVYEHVESRGYRVVYGDTDSVFVQKSGAKPSEYAELAGELAALTGLPVKLERIYKFIAFPAARSLPGAPLKRYFGVTLEGELVFKGVEAARRDTPPAAKRLQRELVATLFRAESLEGVYANLEAAIRLACEYVAKARRGELEPADLVIERVLRKREYKTTPAHLAAAVLAGRVVEGATVRYVPVNTRHPNPLRRVRPWSPSEKRYDAEYASELLSRAAETVLSALGAKPDWKRHAPLYVQLDYSEMHPS
- a CDS encoding ORC1-type DNA replication protein, with product MEPSTLDELFDRFMIESKIFKDRDKLLPDYVPSELPHRSNQILQLAKILAPALAGSRPSNVFIYGLTGTGKTAVAKYVLRKLEERAQDRVLFAYVNCRQNDTSYRVMAELARNLGTRIPFTGLSTSEVYKRFMTVLDRRSRIMVVVLDEIDHLVKKSGDDVLYFLTRINEQLSSSKLSLIGITNDLKFTEFLDARVKSSLGEEELVFPPYSAKELEDILRQRAAEAFYEGVLMPEVIPLCAAIAAKQNGDARLALDLLLKAADIAEREGASKVTADHVRQAQREIEKNVTVDVIKSMPLHVKLVLLAVYLLEKEGARNITTGMIYNKYLEITKLLGIDPVTQRRVSDIINELDMSGIVNARVVSLGRYGRTKVIRLSTSLKNIEEGLQEDLFLLGAMEMVTR